A window from Chryseobacterium vaccae encodes these proteins:
- a CDS encoding discoidin domain-containing protein, giving the protein MRQYFLSLAILLGIFVGGQQKTFCNPINIDYGYTPFEVFSKQGKHRATADPVIVNFKNKLFLFSTNQEGYWYSDDMLDWKFVKRKFLRDNKYTHDLNAPAVWAMKDTLYVYGSTWEQDFPIWKSTNPTKDDWKIAVDTLKVGAWDPAFHYDEDKNKLYLYWGSSNEWPLLGTEVKVKNLQSEGFVKPIIKLKPEDHGWERFGEYNDNVFLQPFVEGAWMTKHNGKYYMQYGAPATEFSGYSDGVYVSKNPLEGFEYQQHNPFSYKPGGFARGAGHGATFEDNYKNWWHVSTIFISTKNNFERRLGIWPAGFDKDDVMYTNTAYGDYPTYLPQYAQGKDFTKGLFAGWMLLNYNKPVQVSSVLGGYQPNFAVDEDIKTYWSAKTGNSGEWFQTDLGEVSTINAIQINYADQDVEFMGKTLGKMHQYKIYGSNDGKKWNVIVDKSKNTKDVPHDYIELEKPAKARFLKMENLKMPTGKFALSGFRVFGKGAGERPKKVDGFVPLRADPKKYGERRSIWMKWQQNPDADGYVIYWGKSPDKLYGSIMVYGKNEYFFTGADRTDAYYFQIEAFNANGVSDRTEIVKSE; this is encoded by the coding sequence ATGAGACAATATTTTTTATCATTAGCAATTCTTCTCGGAATTTTTGTGGGAGGGCAGCAGAAGACCTTCTGTAATCCAATCAATATCGATTATGGATATACTCCTTTTGAAGTCTTTTCAAAACAGGGAAAACACAGGGCAACAGCCGATCCGGTGATCGTTAATTTTAAAAATAAATTATTCCTTTTCTCCACCAACCAGGAAGGATACTGGTACAGTGATGATATGCTGGACTGGAAATTTGTCAAAAGGAAATTCCTCAGAGATAACAAATACACTCACGACCTTAACGCACCGGCAGTTTGGGCCATGAAAGATACCCTTTATGTGTACGGCTCCACCTGGGAACAGGATTTCCCCATCTGGAAAAGTACAAATCCTACCAAAGATGACTGGAAAATAGCAGTGGATACTTTAAAAGTAGGAGCATGGGATCCCGCATTTCATTATGATGAAGATAAAAATAAGCTTTATCTGTACTGGGGATCCAGCAATGAATGGCCTTTACTGGGAACAGAAGTAAAGGTAAAAAACCTTCAGTCCGAAGGTTTCGTAAAGCCAATCATTAAATTAAAACCTGAAGACCATGGCTGGGAAAGATTCGGGGAATATAATGATAACGTTTTCTTGCAGCCTTTCGTGGAAGGTGCCTGGATGACAAAGCATAACGGAAAATACTATATGCAGTACGGTGCTCCGGCTACAGAATTCAGTGGATATTCCGATGGAGTTTACGTCAGCAAAAATCCGTTGGAAGGATTTGAGTACCAGCAGCACAATCCGTTTTCCTATAAACCCGGAGGTTTTGCAAGAGGAGCCGGACATGGCGCCACTTTTGAAGACAATTATAAAAACTGGTGGCATGTTTCAACCATCTTTATTTCCACTAAAAATAATTTTGAACGAAGACTGGGAATCTGGCCTGCAGGTTTTGATAAAGATGATGTGATGTATACCAATACAGCCTACGGAGATTATCCAACCTATCTTCCGCAATATGCCCAGGGCAAAGACTTTACAAAAGGACTTTTTGCAGGATGGATGCTGCTGAATTACAATAAACCCGTTCAGGTTTCATCAGTTTTGGGAGGATACCAACCGAATTTTGCCGTAGATGAAGACATTAAAACCTACTGGAGCGCAAAAACCGGAAATTCAGGAGAATGGTTCCAGACCGATTTGGGTGAGGTTTCTACCATTAATGCGATTCAGATCAACTATGCCGACCAGGATGTAGAGTTTATGGGTAAAACCTTAGGAAAAATGCACCAATACAAAATCTACGGGTCCAATGACGGTAAGAAATGGAATGTAATTGTGGATAAAAGTAAAAATACGAAAGATGTCCCTCATGATTACATTGAACTGGAAAAACCTGCAAAAGCAAGATTCCTTAAAATGGAAAATCTGAAAATGCCGACCGGAAAGTTTGCTCTGAGTGGTTTCAGGGTATTCGGAAAAGGAGCAGGTGAAAGACCGAAGAAGGTAGACGGATTTGTTCCGCTAAGAGCAGATCCTAAAAAATATGGGGAAAGAAGAAGCATCTGGATGAAATGGCAGCAGAACCCTGATGCAGATGGCTACGTGATCTATTGGGGGAAATCTCCGGATAAATTATACGGAAGCATCATGGTATACGGAAAAAATGAATATTTCTTTACGGGTGCCGACAGAACAGATGCCTATTATTTCCAGATTGAAGCTTTTAATGCCAACGGTGTTTCTGACAGAACAGAAATTGTAAAATCTGAATAA
- a CDS encoding alpha/beta hydrolase, with the protein MKKNFKVTLLCLLAFFLWTGCKEKKVTLGKGADFNKEQNIHYGDDPEKIMDLYIPEKKSTKEREVFIIIHGGGWRAGDKSQLTFFTLSLMQKFPDHIFVNMNYRLASQERYALPNQISDIKDVAVFLEKKLRYNPKLILLGNSAGGHLSMLYAYQTDIQKKVKAVINIVGPTALSDPGFKKYQEYSFVERRLVDPRVPKSGISRIAYASPVHWIDSASAPTLSYYGNTDHVVPLSQKRILDSVLSKHHVRHESYEFNGGHLDWDKAPNNVFLINAIDQFLKQPEKK; encoded by the coding sequence ATGAAAAAGAATTTCAAAGTTACTCTCCTTTGTTTATTAGCATTTTTTCTCTGGACCGGATGTAAAGAGAAAAAGGTTACGCTTGGCAAAGGTGCAGATTTCAATAAAGAGCAGAATATTCACTACGGAGATGATCCGGAAAAGATCATGGACCTTTATATTCCTGAAAAGAAATCTACAAAAGAAAGAGAGGTGTTCATCATTATTCACGGTGGGGGCTGGCGTGCCGGAGATAAGTCTCAGCTTACTTTTTTTACTCTTTCCCTGATGCAGAAGTTTCCGGATCATATTTTTGTGAATATGAATTACAGACTTGCTTCACAAGAGCGATATGCCCTACCCAATCAAATTTCTGATATTAAAGATGTTGCGGTATTTTTAGAGAAAAAGCTCAGGTACAATCCTAAGCTTATTCTTCTCGGGAATAGTGCCGGCGGGCATTTATCGATGCTGTACGCCTACCAGACGGATATCCAGAAAAAAGTGAAAGCGGTGATTAATATTGTTGGTCCGACAGCCCTTTCGGATCCAGGGTTTAAAAAGTATCAGGAATATTCATTTGTAGAAAGAAGACTTGTTGATCCAAGGGTTCCAAAATCGGGAATCTCCCGCATAGCTTATGCCAGCCCTGTTCATTGGATTGATTCTGCCTCTGCACCTACATTGTCATACTACGGAAATACAGACCATGTTGTTCCTTTGAGCCAAAAGAGGATTTTGGATTCTGTGTTAAGTAAACATCATGTAAGACATGAATCCTATGAATTTAACGGCGGACATCTGGATTGGGATAAAGCGCCTAATAATGTATTCCTGATTAATGCCATTGATCAATTTTTGAAACAGCCGGAGAAAAAATAA
- a CDS encoding outer membrane beta-barrel family protein — MKKIIILAAAISGSIVLAQEKKSDTVKTKSIEGITLTKQVFKKQSDRFVYDVAASPVAKGNTTFDLLKQTPLLSSTDDKTLKIAGKNNALIYINGRKTNMDAESLVQFLKNTPAENIQKIEVITVPGSEYQVESSDGIINIVLKKKMSDGTNGNMRMSNTQNKFNNSQASFSVNYRKDKLGISANLNGGENIQPQSYILRNGTDLLKNESVGNIDDPNKNLGGYLNIDYQLNEKNNLALSWNSWANKSYDSTIDLFNTLTQPDDHGNIITSYTRTKNKENSRNYNNSVNLNYELKIDSLGSKLNVNAAYLIYKRFQLSNNNTMLPGKNNWADFSRTGKTIVQDIPQIINNFSGTVDYIQKFKNDFTFSAGGNFNKTKTDNNTKNLTYDYVYDSNGDLEKVTTTPELNHFIYVENIYGLYLTFEKKFSDKFSGKIGARYEITNSLGTADSPYHQVESQRHQVIERNYNNFLPYLSFNYAINDKNNISYAFSSRMRRPSFWELNPVRNYITEYNYTQNNPFVKASSTYNQELTYMYKNSYFLILNHSYFKDQITQVPLQGYTKSVDGKISDQSVLRYIRTNFGDKQEMSAMVGVQKTFFKQYLTLNFNAGIQHNINNGSLAGDPTTGETFVDKEGKPLVYTNTVKSTSLIVTSNNTLRLDKKKTWFLGVNYFFVDKQQIELGMLKNLMSLDLSIKKNWNDWTFAVNLNDVLRTNIIEIEDYQPNGNYNYIRNDQYKRGVTVSLTYNFGNQKVKKVRDIEGASDAIKSRTR; from the coding sequence ATGAAAAAGATCATCATATTAGCAGCAGCCATATCGGGAAGCATTGTTTTAGCCCAAGAAAAGAAATCCGATACGGTAAAGACCAAATCGATAGAAGGAATTACTCTTACCAAACAGGTATTCAAAAAGCAGAGTGACCGCTTTGTATATGATGTGGCAGCTTCTCCTGTTGCCAAAGGGAATACTACTTTCGACCTTCTGAAGCAGACGCCTCTTTTATCTTCTACGGATGATAAAACATTGAAGATCGCCGGTAAAAATAACGCGCTGATCTACATCAACGGAAGAAAAACCAATATGGATGCTGAATCCCTGGTTCAGTTCCTGAAAAATACGCCCGCAGAAAACATTCAGAAAATTGAAGTGATTACCGTTCCGGGAAGTGAATACCAGGTGGAATCATCAGACGGAATCATCAATATTGTTCTGAAGAAAAAAATGAGCGACGGCACCAACGGAAATATGAGGATGTCCAATACCCAGAATAAATTCAATAACAGCCAGGCAAGCTTCTCTGTAAATTACAGAAAGGACAAACTGGGAATCAGTGCCAATCTGAACGGTGGAGAAAATATCCAGCCTCAAAGCTACATTTTAAGGAATGGAACAGATCTGCTGAAAAATGAATCTGTTGGGAATATTGATGATCCGAATAAAAATCTTGGCGGCTATTTAAATATCGATTATCAGCTGAATGAAAAGAACAATTTAGCCTTATCATGGAACTCATGGGCTAACAAAAGCTATGATTCTACGATTGATTTATTTAATACATTGACACAGCCTGATGATCATGGAAATATAATAACCAGCTACACCAGAACAAAAAACAAAGAAAATTCCCGAAATTATAATAATTCGGTTAACCTTAACTATGAATTAAAAATTGACTCTCTTGGAAGTAAATTAAATGTAAATGCAGCTTATCTTATTTATAAAAGATTTCAGCTGTCCAATAACAATACCATGCTTCCCGGTAAAAATAACTGGGCTGATTTTTCAAGAACCGGTAAAACCATCGTTCAGGATATCCCACAGATCATCAACAACTTCTCAGGAACTGTTGATTATATTCAGAAGTTTAAAAATGACTTTACCTTTTCCGCGGGAGGAAATTTTAATAAAACAAAAACCGACAACAACACTAAAAATTTAACCTATGATTATGTTTACGACAGTAACGGAGATCTGGAAAAAGTAACGACAACTCCTGAACTCAATCATTTTATTTATGTTGAAAATATTTACGGACTTTATTTAACTTTTGAGAAGAAATTCTCTGATAAATTTTCCGGAAAAATAGGTGCTAGATATGAAATCACCAACAGCCTGGGAACGGCAGACAGCCCTTACCATCAGGTAGAATCACAAAGACATCAGGTTATTGAAAGAAATTATAATAATTTTTTACCTTATTTAAGCTTCAATTATGCGATCAATGATAAAAACAATATATCGTATGCCTTCTCCAGCAGAATGAGAAGACCAAGTTTCTGGGAGCTGAATCCGGTAAGAAATTATATCACGGAATATAATTATACGCAAAACAATCCGTTTGTAAAAGCTTCATCCACTTACAATCAGGAACTGACCTACATGTATAAAAATTCTTATTTCCTGATTCTTAATCATTCTTACTTTAAAGACCAGATCACACAGGTTCCTTTACAGGGGTACACCAAATCTGTTGACGGGAAAATAAGTGACCAGAGCGTACTTCGATACATCAGAACCAATTTTGGGGATAAGCAGGAGATGTCTGCCATGGTTGGCGTTCAGAAGACCTTCTTTAAACAATATCTAACTCTGAACTTCAACGCAGGAATTCAGCATAATATCAATAACGGTTCTCTGGCCGGAGATCCAACAACCGGTGAAACATTTGTAGATAAAGAAGGAAAGCCGCTGGTATATACCAATACTGTAAAGTCAACAAGTTTAATTGTTACGAGTAATAATACGCTCCGTTTAGATAAAAAGAAGACCTGGTTTCTGGGTGTGAATTATTTCTTTGTGGATAAGCAGCAGATTGAACTCGGAATGCTGAAAAATCTGATGAGCCTGGATCTGAGCATCAAGAAAAACTGGAACGACTGGACCTTTGCTGTGAACCTTAATGATGTTTTAAGAACCAATATTATAGAAATTGAAGATTACCAGCCTAACGGAAACTACAATTACATCAGAAACGACCAGTACAAAAGAGGGGTAACGGTAAGTCTTACCTATAACTTCGGAAACCAGAAGGTAAAAAAAGTAAGAGACATTGAAGGGGCATCGGATGCCATCAAGAGCAGAACAAGATAA
- a CDS encoding outer membrane beta-barrel family protein: MKTQILIAALFFSGFAAAQQSKDTVKVKNIEAVNIKKQVFKKQSDRFIYDVASSPIAKGTNSFNLLKQTPMLSSIDGKSLKIMGKSDVVIYINNKKTNMDSQALIEMLKGTPSEDIQKIEVITVPGSEFQVESNEGVINIVMKKKKSDGYNGTMKMNNEQGYYNNPSAGASFNMRKGKISLNSNFNMGSWTDRERYTLSNGDATFRNESYGANDDPNKYYGGNINIDYEINPKQSLGFTYNMRYNKSFNSILDVTNLQNGVLRNRTVNHEDAQTRNHSFNLNYEIKTDSIGSKFTSNLSYLWFNRDKMSTNESFPLSNVKGNEYSALQQSVPQIINNFAGNIDYLKKTAAGNTWLMGISYNHTNTDNDTRQDDIIQGKPVMDVDQTNHFIYKERILGAYITYERKLNEKLSGKIGTRFEMTRSSGDILGKDSFDRNYNNLLPYLNINYAINSDHNISYTFSSRIKRPRFWELNPSRTYFTPNNYTQNNPFIQASKHYNQEISYMFKNAFYANLSFSYVQDASNQMPLQGTITGPKKDEEGNIILDENGDPVIETTRFLRYIRTNYGNNKQLGLTLGMNKPWFKEIWTTNYSVNFGYSMYSGTITKDPTSVPAAGYTEVLEPYVIDIKNFNMSANINNTIRLSSKKDWFLGINYYYGSKVKIESGTLGTRQSFDISLKKIIGEWTVVAEVYDLFNQNYNKINGIQPNGSYNNVINFGYSRLLNLGVTYNFGNQKLKKAREMKSANDAVKSRT; this comes from the coding sequence ATGAAAACTCAAATTCTTATTGCCGCCCTATTTTTCAGTGGATTTGCCGCTGCCCAGCAGTCTAAAGACACTGTGAAAGTAAAAAACATTGAAGCTGTCAATATCAAGAAGCAGGTTTTCAAAAAACAGAGCGACCGTTTTATTTATGATGTAGCATCCTCTCCTATTGCTAAAGGAACGAATTCTTTTAATCTTCTTAAGCAAACACCTATGCTTTCCAGCATCGATGGGAAATCGTTAAAGATCATGGGAAAATCTGATGTGGTCATTTATATCAACAACAAAAAAACGAATATGGACTCCCAGGCATTGATTGAGATGCTTAAAGGAACGCCTTCAGAAGATATTCAAAAGATTGAGGTGATTACGGTACCCGGCAGTGAATTCCAGGTAGAATCTAATGAAGGAGTGATTAACATCGTAATGAAGAAAAAGAAAAGTGATGGTTACAACGGAACAATGAAGATGAATAATGAGCAGGGGTATTATAATAATCCTTCGGCAGGAGCTTCTTTTAATATGAGAAAAGGTAAAATATCGCTCAATTCCAATTTCAACATGGGAAGCTGGACAGACAGGGAGAGATACACACTATCCAATGGTGACGCTACTTTCAGAAATGAATCTTACGGTGCTAATGATGATCCTAATAAATATTACGGAGGCAATATCAATATTGATTATGAAATTAATCCAAAGCAAAGTTTAGGTTTCACTTATAACATGCGATACAATAAGAGTTTCAACTCTATTCTTGATGTTACGAATCTGCAGAACGGGGTTCTTCGTAACAGAACGGTTAATCATGAGGATGCCCAGACGAGAAATCATTCTTTCAATTTAAATTATGAAATAAAAACAGACAGCATCGGAAGTAAGTTTACCTCTAACCTTTCTTATTTATGGTTCAACAGGGATAAAATGAGTACGAACGAAAGTTTTCCTTTAAGTAATGTGAAAGGAAACGAATATTCAGCGCTTCAGCAGTCTGTTCCGCAGATCATCAATAATTTCGCCGGGAATATTGATTATCTAAAAAAAACAGCTGCCGGAAATACCTGGCTGATGGGAATCAGTTATAATCATACCAATACGGATAATGATACGAGACAGGACGATATTATCCAGGGCAAGCCTGTAATGGATGTTGACCAGACCAATCATTTCATCTATAAGGAAAGAATTCTCGGCGCTTATATTACGTATGAAAGAAAACTGAACGAGAAGCTATCCGGGAAAATAGGAACGCGCTTTGAAATGACCCGAAGCAGCGGAGATATTCTGGGAAAAGACAGCTTTGACAGAAATTACAATAATCTCCTTCCTTATCTGAACATCAATTATGCGATCAATTCAGATCATAATATCAGCTATACTTTTTCCAGCAGAATTAAGAGACCTCGCTTCTGGGAACTGAATCCTTCAAGAACGTATTTTACGCCTAATAATTATACGCAGAATAATCCGTTCATTCAGGCATCCAAGCATTATAACCAGGAGATCAGTTATATGTTTAAGAATGCTTTTTATGCCAACCTAAGCTTCAGCTATGTACAGGATGCATCCAACCAGATGCCTTTACAGGGAACGATAACGGGACCAAAAAAAGATGAAGAAGGAAATATCATTCTTGATGAAAACGGGGATCCAGTTATAGAAACTACCAGATTCCTGCGCTACATCAGAACCAATTACGGCAACAACAAGCAGCTTGGTCTGACCTTAGGTATGAATAAGCCTTGGTTTAAAGAGATCTGGACAACCAATTACTCTGTAAATTTTGGCTACAGCATGTATAGCGGTACTATAACGAAAGATCCTACTTCTGTTCCTGCTGCCGGATATACCGAAGTGCTTGAACCTTATGTGATTGATATTAAAAACTTCAATATGTCTGCCAATATCAATAATACGATCCGGCTATCGTCGAAAAAAGACTGGTTTTTAGGGATCAACTACTATTACGGCAGCAAAGTAAAGATTGAAAGTGGAACTTTGGGAACAAGACAGAGTTTTGACATCAGCCTGAAAAAGATCATTGGTGAATGGACTGTAGTAGCGGAAGTTTATGACCTGTTCAACCAGAATTATAACAAAATAAACGGCATCCAGCCTAACGGAAGCTATAATAATGTAATCAATTTCGGGTATTCGCGACTTCTGAATCTCGGGGTTACCTATAATTTCGGAAACCAGAAACTGAAAAAAGCCAGAGAGATGAAATCAGCCAACGATGCTGTGAAATCAAGAACTTAA